A genomic region of Dreissena polymorpha isolate Duluth1 chromosome 4, UMN_Dpol_1.0, whole genome shotgun sequence contains the following coding sequences:
- the LOC127878633 gene encoding putative carbonic anhydrase-like protein 1: MTVLAMCPESDHWGGWWGYDGYSSGPSRWGDNEDWTICKTGKHQSPINIEPQTLLYDPNLQPLKLEAAAISGLFRNNKKDLTFLVNGHGFGVNISSGPLSYRYRLYQIKLHFGRQNQTGSEHTVDGRGFDGELHFMAYNTELYANYTEAQVSPRGIAILAVFLTTGEHDNAAFKTLQERFFIIDKPDSCTDIENFPLADLLPESTDHFITYSGSLTQPGCRETVQWVIINKPIYISHQQLNDLRNIPYQEWMDSNTRPVMPLNNRNVRTNINFRKRSRLCSMDVSKKYQVNAELWRR, from the exons tGCTGGCGATGTGTCCGGAGTCCGATCACTGGGGAGGATGGTGGGGGTACGATGGATATTCTTCTG GTCCATCACGATGGGGCGACAACGAAGACTGGACGATTTGCAAAACTGGGAAACACCAGTCGCCGATTAATATAGAGCCTCAAACGTTACTGTATGATCCTAATTTGCAACCGCTTAAACTTGAGGCCGCGGCG ATCAGTGGGCTTTTCCGAAATAATAAGAAGGATCTAACTTTCCTGGTGAACGGACACGGCTTTGGCGTAAACATTTCTTCCGGTCCACTTTCTTACCGGTATCGCCTTTACCAGATAAAGCTCCACTTTGGCAGGCAAAACCAAACCGGCTCCGAACATACAGTAGACGGGCGCGGATTTGATGGAGAG CTTCACTTCATGGCGTATAATACCGAATTATATGCAAATTACACTGAGGCCCAAGTGAGTCCTCGGGGAATAGCAATATTGGCGGTATTTTTAACT ACAGGCGAACACGATAATGCGGCGTTTAAGACGTTACAGGAACGTTTTTTCATAATCGACAAGCCAG ACTCATGCACGGACATAGAAAACTTCCCGTTGGCTGATTTGCTTCCCGAATCTACCGATCATTTTATCACATACAGTGGATCACTTACCCAGCCAGGTTGCAGAGAGACAGTGCAATGGGTCATAATTAATAAACCCATTTATATATCACACCAGCAG TTAAATGACTTGCGCAATATTCCCTATCAAGAATGGATGGATTCAAATACTAGACCCGTGATGCCTTTAAACAATAGAAATGTACGAACTAATATCAACTTTAGAAAAAGA AGTAGACTGTGTTCTATGGATGTCTCAAAAAAGTACCAAG TAAATGCAGAGCTGTGGCGAAGATAG